The stretch of DNA ATGATAAAGGATCCTCGGTCTGGAATGTGCACCTTCTCTTGTATAGGCAAAATCATCTCCATCCATCTTGAAATCCACGCCATATCCAACAAGGTCATTAATGATGTCCCTGGAGCCTCGGATCATAATGTCTACCGACTCTTTTCTGTTTTCGTAATGTCCTGCCTTCATGGTATCTTCAAAATAACTGTCGTAATCATTTTCATCACGGAGCACGCAGATTCCACCCTGCGCCAGGAAAGAATCACTGCTTCTCATATCCTCTTTTGTGATGATCACGATCTTTTTATCCCGCGGAAGCTTCAATGCACTGAACATACCTGCAACACCTGTTCCTACGATCACTACGTCTGTTTTAATTCTCATTGCTTTTCGCCTCTCTGTCTTGATTTCTCTTTTCAGCCAACTCAGACAAATCTTTATACAAATGTGTTTTCTTTATTTTGCCAGTTCCAGCATCCGCTCCAGCGGTCTCTTCGCGTTTTCACGTGTCTCGTCTGTTACATGGACCTCATTCTCCCCGGTTTTCAGAACGTGGAGGACTTTTTCCAGAAGTACTTTTTTCATGTTTTTGCAGACCGGTACGGTTTCTGTGAAGTAGAATTTTTTATCCGGGCAGGTAGTTTCCAGCTTGTACTGAACACCGCATTCTGTGCAGATGATAAATTCTTTGTTGTCACTTTCCTGTGCATATTTGATGATCCCCGATGTACTTCCGATGTAATCAGCCTGTTTCAGAACTGTCTGAGGACATTCCGGATGTGCCAGAACCAGTGCATCCGGGTGCGCTTCTTTTGCTGCTTTTACTTCTTCCGGATCCATAAATTCATGGACAATACAGAAACCTTCGTTATAAATAAAGTTCTTCTCAGGAACCTGTTCTGCAATAAAATGTGCAAGGTTTCTGTCCGGGATAAAAAAGATGTTTTTGTTCGGAAGCGCTTTTACGATCTTTACTGCATTTGCGGAAGTAACACATACATCAGAAAACTCCTTCAATGCAGCTGTGGAATTAATGTAACAGACAACTGCCACATCATCATATTCCTCCCGCACCTTGCGGATGCCTTCTTCTGTTGCCATATGAGCCATCGGACAGTCTGCATCCATGGCAGGCATCAGAACAGTTTTATCCGGACTTAATATCTTCGCGCTCTCTCCCATAAATCCTACTCCACAGAACACGATCGTCTTCT from Blautia sp. SC05B48 encodes:
- the nadA gene encoding quinolinate synthase NadA, producing the protein MTVAEEIQKLKKEKDAIILAHYYVRPEVQDVADYIGDSFYLSKIAASAKEKTIVFCGVGFMGESAKILSPDKTVLMPAMDADCPMAHMATEEGIRKVREEYDDVAVVCYINSTAALKEFSDVCVTSANAVKIVKALPNKNIFFIPDRNLAHFIAEQVPEKNFIYNEGFCIVHEFMDPEEVKAAKEAHPDALVLAHPECPQTVLKQADYIGSTSGIIKYAQESDNKEFIICTECGVQYKLETTCPDKKFYFTETVPVCKNMKKVLLEKVLHVLKTGENEVHVTDETRENAKRPLERMLELAK